The following coding sequences are from one Chloracidobacterium sp. window:
- a CDS encoding CDP-alcohol phosphatidyltransferase family protein produces the protein MEDKKDTRPPHKGIKKGLYVIPTLFTAANVGMGFLAVLWSIRGFHAAVTDPATAGIYFDHSAIAIGLAILFDTLDGRVARATHTATEIGVQFDSLADVLTFGIAPTALVFAWAVAPTFAEGGPAYNTGVLLLFMYLMCGAFRLARFNLQATRPRVLAEGSAKVDKKNFVGLPIPPAGGLLAAIVHFSPAPLNFYGPENSRYYTILVYCLIAVLSVLMVSKIRYSSMKTLGTRRTNFMMLLALVAMGMAVWLYSGYALLVISAIYVGHGLVWWIFRAMFSKRTTMA, from the coding sequence ATGGAAGACAAAAAAGACACACGGCCGCCGCATAAAGGTATCAAAAAAGGGCTCTATGTGATCCCGACCCTATTTACGGCGGCAAACGTCGGAATGGGCTTTCTGGCCGTGCTCTGGTCGATCCGTGGATTTCACGCCGCTGTGACCGACCCGGCGACGGCAGGCATATATTTTGACCATTCGGCGATCGCGATCGGCCTCGCCATTCTGTTCGACACGCTCGACGGACGCGTCGCCAGAGCGACCCATACCGCCACCGAGATCGGCGTCCAGTTCGACTCCTTGGCTGACGTCCTTACATTCGGCATTGCTCCGACGGCACTGGTATTTGCCTGGGCCGTTGCTCCGACATTTGCCGAGGGCGGACCCGCATACAATACCGGCGTCCTTCTGCTGTTTATGTATCTGATGTGCGGAGCTTTCCGCCTGGCCAGATTTAATCTGCAGGCTACGCGTCCACGCGTCCTGGCTGAGGGCTCGGCCAAGGTCGATAAAAAGAATTTTGTCGGGCTCCCGATACCGCCCGCCGGCGGTCTTTTGGCCGCGATCGTTCATTTCTCGCCCGCACCGCTTAACTTCTACGGCCCCGAGAACTCGCGTTACTACACCATCCTGGTCTATTGCCTGATCGCGGTTCTAAGCGTTCTGATGGTCAGTAAGATCCGCTATTCGAGTATGAAAACGCTCGGAACACGTCGTACAAATTTTATGATGCTCCTCGCTTTGGTCGCGATGGGTATGGCGGTGTGGCTATATTCCGGCTACGCACTGCTCGTGATTTCGGCCATCTACGTCGGCCACGGCCTGGTCTGGTGGATTTTCCGTGCAATGTTCTCCAAACGCACCACAATGGCCTAA
- a CDS encoding phosphatidylserine decarboxylase — MVREGIPFVLVPGAFIILFGVLQWWIPAAVFLIVCLFMAYFFRDPKRTVPTEPGIIVSAADGRVTRIDESPDGKLVSVFLSPLDVHINRSPIAGRIASIDYVKGKKLPATSNNASFVNERNTLDICDSGISIKCTQIAGILARRIVCWPTTGDNLERGQKFGLIKFSSRTDLLMPSNVTIEVKVGDRVRGGETVIARLANEQSN, encoded by the coding sequence ATGGTACGTGAAGGCATTCCATTCGTTCTGGTTCCCGGGGCGTTCATAATATTGTTCGGTGTCCTGCAATGGTGGATACCGGCAGCGGTCTTTCTGATCGTGTGCCTGTTTATGGCGTACTTTTTTCGCGACCCTAAACGCACGGTGCCGACCGAGCCCGGGATCATCGTGTCGGCCGCCGACGGTCGCGTCACGCGTATCGACGAATCGCCCGACGGCAAACTCGTGAGCGTATTTCTATCGCCGCTCGACGTTCATATCAATCGTTCGCCGATCGCGGGCCGCATTGCGAGCATCGATTACGTCAAGGGAAAGAAACTGCCGGCGACCAGCAATAACGCAAGTTTTGTAAATGAACGCAACACGCTGGATATTTGCGATAGCGGCATCAGCATAAAATGTACTCAGATCGCCGGAATTCTGGCACGGCGCATTGTCTGTTGGCCGACAACAGGCGATAATCTTGAACGCGGTCAGAAATTCGGTTTGATCAAGTTCAGTTCGCGCACCGACCTGCTTATGCCGAGCAACGTAACGATTGAAGTCAAGGTCGGCGACCGCGTGCGAGGTGGCGAGACCGTCATCGCCAGGCTGGCAAACGAACAAAGCAACTGA
- a CDS encoding ZIP family metal transporter: MFIQLLIFGIVAAAANIVGGLILFPSKLHTTYKRFLKYLLALGAGFMLSVTVFEILPKSILLWQKNYPETSEDLYVPMLLIMAGYLLTQFVEHTIAPHFHLGEEVHSDELISSRSAYTAVGGLLVHTFFDGVSIAAAAQLDQRLGLLVFIAVLMHKFPEGFSIGSMVLATGKGLRSVMTATGLMGVTTLVGVLTFYFVGSNLTSAVAYALPVSGGVTLYVAASDLIPEVNHHGGNRPGVSISVFAGVAIFFAFHFVLHEMLPH; the protein is encoded by the coding sequence GTGTTCATTCAACTTTTGATATTCGGTATTGTAGCGGCGGCGGCAAACATTGTCGGCGGCCTTATACTTTTTCCCTCAAAACTGCATACGACTTATAAGAGATTTCTGAAATATCTCCTGGCTCTCGGCGCGGGATTTATGCTCTCGGTGACAGTGTTTGAGATACTGCCCAAATCAATATTGCTGTGGCAAAAGAACTATCCCGAAACATCCGAAGACCTCTATGTCCCGATGTTGCTGATAATGGCGGGATACCTGCTGACACAGTTTGTCGAACACACGATCGCACCGCACTTTCACCTTGGCGAAGAGGTGCACTCTGACGAGTTGATCTCGAGCAGATCAGCATACACCGCTGTCGGCGGACTGCTGGTCCATACTTTTTTTGACGGCGTATCGATTGCAGCCGCGGCCCAACTCGACCAGAGACTTGGCCTGCTGGTATTCATTGCAGTCTTGATGCACAAGTTTCCAGAGGGATTTTCGATCGGTTCGATGGTACTCGCGACCGGCAAAGGACTGCGATCGGTGATGACGGCAACCGGATTGATGGGAGTGACGACGCTGGTGGGCGTCCTTACGTTCTATTTTGTCGGCAGCAACCTCACATCGGCCGTCGCCTATGCCCTGCCGGTTTCCGGCGGTGTCACATTATACGTCGCTGCCAGTGACCTGATACCGGAGGTCAATCACCACGGCGGCAATCGCCCTGGAGTTTCGATATCTGTATTCGCCGGTGTGGCGATCTTCTTTGCCTTCCATTTCGTGTTGCACGAGATGCTCCCGCACTAA
- the rsmH gene encoding 16S rRNA (cytosine(1402)-N(4))-methyltransferase RsmH, which yields MHTDDTEFSHSSVLLQETLDVIDAGARNTVVDATLGLGGHTEAILDCSPNVSVLGIDQDDAAIKIATARLERFGSRINIAKGNFSEIAEIVRSSDIGRPDAIIADLGVSSLQFDDAARGFSFRFDAPLDMRMDPASGGQTVAELLLETNETDIANIIYEYGEERFSRRIARRIIERNQRGEPVTTTRELAELVARSVKRSPKDKIHPATRTFQALRIAVNRELEVLERFITDAADVLAENGVLAIITFHSLEDRIVKHAFQKLSGKCTCPPRIPQCVCGAKKRVEILTRKPIVPGEPELNENARSRSAKLRAFRKLEPVD from the coding sequence ATGCACACGGACGACACCGAATTTTCGCATAGCTCGGTCCTGCTGCAGGAAACGCTTGACGTTATCGACGCCGGAGCTCGAAACACGGTCGTGGATGCCACGCTCGGATTGGGCGGGCATACCGAGGCGATACTTGATTGCTCGCCGAATGTGTCGGTGCTCGGGATCGATCAGGATGACGCTGCTATCAAGATAGCTACAGCGAGATTGGAACGGTTTGGCTCGCGGATCAATATCGCTAAGGGAAACTTTTCGGAGATCGCCGAGATCGTCAGGTCGTCTGACATTGGCCGCCCCGATGCGATCATCGCCGATCTGGGAGTTTCGTCTTTGCAGTTCGATGATGCGGCCCGCGGATTCAGTTTCAGGTTTGACGCACCGCTCGATATGCGTATGGACCCGGCATCAGGCGGACAGACGGTTGCCGAGCTGCTACTTGAAACGAACGAGACCGATATCGCCAACATTATATATGAGTATGGCGAAGAACGATTTTCACGCCGCATAGCTCGGCGGATCATTGAAAGGAATCAGCGAGGCGAACCCGTAACGACGACGCGCGAACTTGCCGAATTGGTCGCAAGATCGGTCAAGCGCAGCCCGAAAGACAAGATCCATCCGGCGACACGGACTTTCCAGGCCTTGAGGATCGCGGTCAATAGGGAACTTGAGGTACTTGAAAGATTTATTACGGACGCGGCCGATGTGCTTGCGGAAAACGGTGTTTTAGCGATCATCACCTTTCACAGTCTCGAAGATCGGATCGTCAAACACGCGTTTCAGAAGTTGTCAGGAAAGTGCACTTGTCCGCCACGCATTCCACAATGCGTTTGTGGTGCCAAAAAGAGGGTCGAGATACTGACGCGAAAGCCGATCGTGCCCGGCGAACCGGAATTGAATGAGAATGCACGCTCCCGAAGTGCAAAGTTGCGAGCCTTTAGAAAGCTCGAACCCGTTGACTAG
- a CDS encoding cbb3-type cytochrome oxidase assembly protein, which yields MTKREQQRCSNTRNRKTSPAARLKFYVLIGIAVVIVCTGFFVAAGQHFWSMDYGIKNSRLRKQLDDLETEKRRLLLSREVSVSPGQVKQAAKRLGITGLNGEAPQLASLVKTSPNSASATASIKDPVKTESQYPVVNAAFTASMSKIAKSVTTKKEEAPRPRVVTTAMVSAR from the coding sequence ATGACAAAACGTGAACAACAAAGGTGCTCCAACACCCGCAACCGAAAGACATCACCCGCCGCGAGACTGAAGTTTTACGTTTTGATCGGCATCGCCGTCGTGATCGTGTGCACTGGCTTCTTTGTTGCCGCGGGGCAGCATTTCTGGTCGATGGACTACGGAATTAAGAACTCGAGACTCCGTAAGCAACTCGACGATCTCGAAACGGAAAAGCGCCGACTGCTATTGTCACGCGAAGTTTCGGTGTCGCCCGGACAGGTCAAGCAGGCGGCCAAACGGCTTGGCATCACCGGCCTGAACGGGGAAGCTCCGCAGCTTGCCTCGCTCGTCAAGACATCGCCCAATAGCGCATCTGCCACGGCGTCGATCAAGGATCCGGTCAAGACCGAGTCGCAGTATCCCGTTGTAAACGCTGCGTTTACGGCATCGATGTCGAAAATTGCAAAATCAGTTACGACCAAGAAGGAAGAGGCTCCGCGACCGCGCGTAGTAACGACCGCGATGGTCTCCGCTCGTTAA
- a CDS encoding penicillin-binding protein 2, translating into MARKSPRKKKVDARQVAYTRFMFIVIVFAFWMLGISARLVNLQVTQHEWLRDKAVVQRQDVKKSKLLRGTIYDRDERPLAMSIRVKSLYADPTEITDIDATAKILAKSLKLDAGQIAKQLNDGKAAKKRFVPILKKLDEETVQRINKTLVADKIQKADMPRFEGLHYSEDQTRSYPYGALASQVIGFSNSEDLGMAGIEQSQEDILHGAVIKKLQERDRLGRIYDETVFEREQPGDISLTIAASYQYKADQALENGVKAANAKSGMAVVLSVKTGEILAMSNYPTFDPNSIRDAVPASITNNSIQSVYTPGSAMKLVTYGSGLEKNLFKPDDQIDAGNGMIEIAKHKFTDSHHIGSVSYSQALAHSSNVCAIKTGLRVGKDDFYSMLQQMGFGARTGVELPAETAGIVRSPEKWNGDSLASMSIGYEIGVTALQMASAFATIANDGVRIQPRLIKEIRKPGQTPIAGNKAEGVRVVSVETARNLRTMLRQVVLTGTGRRAQLNGYTSAGKTGTAWKFDPVSKRVDSSKYISSFIGMAPADNPEIVIAVVIDEPKGGPRDGGQVAAPVFAKIAEQLLPEMNVKQDGNAIKDATVAQDIPEVTPSKAAEKQAAGDKQTGKTAALTAPKSPEPKKPVDVKKGTDKRQGKDKRNSDSTAAAINPWRRDQAELVES; encoded by the coding sequence ATGGCACGTAAATCACCGCGAAAGAAAAAGGTTGATGCTCGTCAGGTCGCATATACGCGATTTATGTTCATCGTGATAGTTTTTGCGTTTTGGATGCTCGGCATCAGTGCTAGGCTCGTTAATTTGCAGGTAACACAGCACGAGTGGCTGCGAGACAAAGCCGTCGTCCAGCGACAGGACGTCAAAAAGAGCAAATTGCTGAGAGGCACTATTTACGATCGCGATGAACGTCCGTTGGCGATGAGCATACGCGTCAAATCACTCTATGCAGACCCCACCGAGATCACGGACATAGACGCAACTGCGAAGATCCTCGCGAAATCCCTCAAACTCGACGCGGGACAGATCGCAAAGCAATTAAATGACGGAAAGGCGGCCAAAAAGCGTTTTGTGCCGATCCTGAAAAAGCTTGATGAGGAAACGGTCCAAAGGATCAATAAGACGCTCGTCGCGGATAAGATCCAAAAGGCTGATATGCCGCGATTCGAGGGCCTGCATTACTCTGAGGATCAAACGCGGAGTTATCCTTACGGAGCGTTGGCCTCGCAGGTTATCGGTTTTTCTAATAGCGAAGACCTTGGGATGGCGGGGATCGAGCAGTCCCAGGAAGACATTTTGCACGGTGCTGTCATCAAAAAACTGCAGGAACGCGATCGTTTGGGACGTATCTATGACGAAACCGTATTTGAGCGAGAACAACCGGGCGACATCAGCCTGACGATCGCCGCCTCGTATCAATACAAGGCGGATCAGGCACTTGAGAACGGAGTGAAAGCCGCAAACGCAAAATCGGGAATGGCCGTCGTGCTTTCGGTTAAGACCGGCGAAATATTGGCGATGTCCAATTATCCGACCTTTGATCCGAATTCGATCAGGGACGCGGTGCCGGCCAGCATAACCAACAACTCGATCCAAAGTGTCTATACGCCGGGATCGGCGATGAAACTCGTAACCTACGGCTCCGGGCTGGAAAAGAACCTCTTTAAGCCGGACGATCAGATCGACGCCGGCAACGGAATGATCGAGATCGCGAAACATAAATTTACTGATTCACATCACATCGGAAGCGTCAGCTACTCGCAGGCTCTGGCCCATTCCAGTAATGTTTGTGCCATCAAAACGGGCCTTAGGGTCGGCAAAGATGATTTCTACTCGATGCTGCAGCAGATGGGGTTTGGTGCCCGCACCGGCGTCGAATTACCGGCCGAAACTGCGGGCATCGTGAGGTCGCCCGAAAAGTGGAATGGTGACTCGCTGGCGTCGATGTCCATTGGCTACGAAATTGGTGTAACTGCGTTGCAAATGGCATCGGCTTTTGCGACGATAGCCAATGACGGAGTCAGGATTCAACCGCGGTTAATAAAGGAAATTCGAAAGCCGGGCCAGACGCCGATCGCCGGCAACAAGGCGGAAGGCGTGCGGGTCGTTTCGGTCGAGACAGCACGGAATTTACGTACGATGTTGCGTCAGGTAGTCCTTACAGGAACCGGGCGGCGGGCACAGTTGAATGGCTATACGTCAGCCGGAAAGACGGGTACGGCGTGGAAATTTGACCCGGTTTCGAAACGCGTTGATTCGAGCAAGTATATTTCGTCATTTATCGGAATGGCACCGGCGGATAACCCTGAGATCGTCATTGCGGTCGTGATCGACGAGCCAAAGGGTGGGCCGCGTGACGGCGGACAGGTTGCAGCACCTGTATTTGCAAAGATCGCCGAGCAGCTTTTGCCGGAGATGAATGTTAAACAGGACGGTAACGCGATCAAGGACGCAACCGTCGCTCAGGACATCCCTGAGGTGACGCCGTCTAAGGCCGCCGAAAAGCAAGCGGCAGGCGACAAGCAGACGGGTAAAACGGCAGCATTGACTGCTCCGAAGTCGCCCGAGCCAAAGAAACCGGTCGATGTAAAAAAAGGTACTGATAAAAGGCAGGGAAAAGATAAGCGAAATTCGGATAGCACCGCTGCCGCGATAAATCCTTGGCGGCGAGATCAAGCTGAGTTGGTAGAAAGTTGA
- a CDS encoding UDP-N-acetylmuramoyl-tripeptide--D-alanyl-D-alanine ligase, translating into MNLKKAIEYLKGETPHLSPALLQREVTSFVIDSREVKAGDVFFALSQPEYLENGFNGDFADSTAFAADALLKGAVAAVVRRDRFEEHLVKLEAFRDQLIFVDDVIAAFQRLAHGVYLEWDKPVVAITGSAGKTTAKELTAHVLAASGRNVLRNIKNYNNGLGHPLTVLRLAADATFDVAVLEMGMSTPLNEIARLCRITPPDVAVELNVLPVHLEHLGSIENIAKAKAELIEGMKPGGTAVLNADDPRVAAMSGLSKGQVITYGLDSAADVTASRVERAGFGNTRFQLNTPDGSAEVEFPLNGKHNILNALAAAACGHIFGMTPGAIANALSSVAAPPQRGEILRFAAGFTVINDSYNSNPDALLSMVDTLIEGAPEGSRKIVVAGEMLELGENGIEIHRDTGIKIAGRSVDMLIGVRGLAKEMVEGAMSSGIEEASFTSDSDAAGDLLASLIRAGDVVLVKGSRGVRTERVIEILTKKFELEESRSAAR; encoded by the coding sequence TTGAACTTAAAAAAAGCGATCGAATACTTAAAAGGCGAAACGCCGCATTTGTCCCCCGCTTTGCTCCAACGAGAAGTCACGTCATTCGTGATCGATTCGCGTGAGGTTAAGGCGGGTGACGTTTTTTTCGCGCTATCACAACCCGAATACCTCGAAAATGGATTTAACGGTGATTTTGCCGACTCGACGGCGTTTGCCGCAGACGCACTGCTCAAGGGAGCGGTTGCGGCGGTCGTTCGGCGTGATCGGTTCGAAGAGCATTTAGTGAAACTCGAAGCGTTTCGCGACCAACTGATATTTGTCGATGACGTTATCGCGGCCTTTCAGCGACTTGCACACGGCGTGTATTTGGAGTGGGACAAACCGGTCGTTGCAATCACCGGCAGTGCCGGCAAGACGACCGCAAAGGAATTGACCGCACACGTGCTCGCCGCATCCGGACGCAATGTTCTGCGAAATATCAAAAACTACAACAACGGACTCGGTCATCCGCTGACTGTTCTGAGACTGGCCGCTGATGCGACTTTTGACGTCGCCGTTCTCGAGATGGGGATGTCGACGCCGCTAAATGAGATCGCTAGGCTGTGCCGCATTACTCCGCCGGACGTAGCGGTGGAACTCAATGTTTTGCCGGTTCACCTGGAGCACCTTGGCTCGATCGAGAATATCGCAAAGGCAAAGGCCGAATTGATCGAAGGAATGAAACCGGGCGGAACGGCCGTGCTCAATGCAGACGATCCGCGAGTCGCGGCAATGAGCGGTCTCTCAAAAGGTCAGGTGATCACGTACGGACTAGACAGTGCTGCGGATGTGACTGCATCGCGTGTCGAACGAGCGGGGTTTGGCAACACACGGTTTCAATTGAATACGCCAGACGGTTCGGCTGAGGTCGAGTTTCCGCTCAACGGCAAACATAATATTCTTAACGCACTTGCCGCCGCCGCTTGCGGCCACATATTCGGTATGACGCCGGGCGCGATAGCAAATGCGCTTTCCAGCGTGGCCGCTCCGCCGCAAAGAGGTGAGATCCTGCGGTTTGCCGCCGGTTTCACAGTGATCAATGATTCGTATAATTCCAACCCCGACGCATTGTTGTCGATGGTCGACACGCTTATCGAGGGAGCACCTGAAGGTTCGCGAAAGATCGTTGTTGCGGGCGAAATGCTCGAACTTGGAGAAAACGGCATTGAAATTCACCGCGATACCGGCATCAAGATCGCAGGGCGTTCGGTTGATATGCTGATCGGCGTTCGCGGACTCGCAAAGGAGATGGTCGAGGGTGCAATGTCGTCGGGAATTGAGGAAGCTAGTTTTACAAGTGACTCGGATGCCGCCGGTGATCTTCTCGCATCCTTGATCAGAGCGGGCGATGTCGTCTTGGTCAAAGGCTCTCGCGGCGTGCGAACTGAAAGGGTGATCGAAATACTGACCAAAAAATTTGAACTGGAGGAATCGCGTTCCGCTGCCCGATAG